The genomic window ACAATTTTCATAGCCGTTTGAAGCATCTAGCTGTGCCGGTCGTAGCACCACAACTGCACTGACGTCACTCGACTGAGATTAAGTCTCGGTCGACTGAGTTCTGGAGACACCCTATGGTCATTGATATAGGCATAGAGCTACGCAGCATGAAACCGACTAACCTGGACCAAGTCCAAAATCTCATTACTAACAGAAGTATGATATCCATTGGGCAATATTTTTTACCAAACAATTTGTTGAGAGTATTTCGGCCAATTGTTTGTGGAAGGTCAAACGTCTCTCCGTACGTCTATTTCAAAGTACTCGACGGATGATGGAATCGATCCTCGCATTCCTATTTCTTTTTtgtccttagacatatcatcattCTGCATAATGATTGATTAGTTTAAACTTCTATGAGTACACCGCCACATGCACATACAAAAAAATGTACCACGCTGACTGGCCGAGAAGCAATGTCGTTCATGCACGGTCTGAACAGATCCGAAGACGCGATGCCGATCCCGGAGCCGAGTCCGGTGGAGTCGTCGTCGGGGAACGGTCCAACGTAGCAAGCGCATGCCTTGAACGCGTCTCCACTCCGCCTCGCCACACCTCACCCTATACACGTACGTACACACCGGGCGTGAAGTCCGAATATTCCAATGGCCGGACGCCCGCATTTCCTCCGTCACCGAACGCTACTTACCTCACATCCATTGCTTAGTTTGCTCTTTTATCTTTAGCAATTTGTAATTGCCGGTCAAATGTTGATAACCTTGCATTCCTTTCCCGCTGGGCTAGAATAAACACTGTCTCTACGTCTGCACCCCAACAACTCCCTCGGATGGAGACGACCTTTACCAGCATCGGTTGCTGCTCCTTTGTCCTCCTGCGATTCCGATGCCAAACCCACACACGCAACGCAAGCACATATGCATTGACTGCTCCCCAACCGCAGCTCCAGCTCCTCTCAATAGCTGCTCCGGCCGCGCGGACCGGCAGGTAGAAAGGTCACAACTCACAAGCCGATCCCAGAGAAAGGAGGAGGGTGTTGGCTTAGCTAGCTGGAGATCCACCACAGAGCGAGCATCGATCAAGTAAGAGAAAGGAGGAGGGTGTTAACCAGGCGGGCATGGCGGGGCTGCAGCGGTCGAGCGAGACGTTCCGGCGGTCGGGGTCGTCGGGGATGGTGTGGGAGGACAAGCAGCAGCTGTCGGCGTCGGGCAAGGAGGCGGCGGCCCCCGCGCGGATGCAGCGGAGCGGCTCCAGCGGGGGTCACGGCGGGTACAGGGCGGGGCACGTCCAGCCGGCGCTCGACCCACCCTCCCCGCGCGTCGCCGCCTGCGGCTTCTGCAGCCTCTTCGGCAAGCAGGCGCCCCAGCCGCAGCACCGCGCGGGCGGCGGCAGCGCCAAGGGGAAGCGCCGGTGAGCCAGGGACCAGCTTGCCGCTTGCGTTACTTGTGCGCGCAGCTATGTACATGTATGCCAGACAGACTTGTGCCTCTGATCTGTTGGACACGGCACCTTCTTGCCCTAGACTTAGTACAAATGATGTGGGGCGGCGTTGGTGTT from Triticum aestivum cultivar Chinese Spring chromosome 3B, IWGSC CS RefSeq v2.1, whole genome shotgun sequence includes these protein-coding regions:
- the LOC123065542 gene encoding MAPK kinase substrate protein At1g80180-like, producing MAGLQRSSETFRRSGSSGMVWEDKQQLSASGKEAAAPARMQRSGSSGGHGGYRAGHVQPALDPPSPRVAACGFCSLFGKQAPQPQHRAGGGSAKGKRR